One window of Mauremys mutica isolate MM-2020 ecotype Southern chromosome 20, ASM2049712v1, whole genome shotgun sequence genomic DNA carries:
- the LOC123353642 gene encoding translation initiation factor IF-2-like, which produces MSSSPEEPPRPASPAQLCFAEDSPALLAGGASPAAGGPARRKREFTPEEKKDDGYWDKRKKNNEAAKRSREKRRVSDLALESRVLALLEENARLKAELLALKFRFGLIREPAEPPRPAAAPAPYPYPLGTEPLPAPRYGRPFQPEPGGGYSEDSGFSTPGSSSMGSPVFFEERDGFEGPCLVPEAPGEGGEAGRGGRYDPAGDAVKSLPHKLRFKMAGGPEEMGGEAQAPYAPSPPAGDWRGGTAGGEDQRNGAAVSGVGAAPFGGCYGTGGSPPLPLQEPGYPTENGALRSQLASLSAEVAQLKKFFSEQILVKMN; this is translated from the coding sequence ATGAGCTCATCCCCAGAGGAGCCGCCTCGCCCGGCCtcgccagcccagctctgcttcgCCGAGGATTCCCCGGCCCTGCTGGCGGGGGGGGCCAGCCCGGCCGcggggggcccggcccggcgcaAGCGGGAGTTCACCCCGGAGGAGAAGAAGGACGACGGCTACTGGGACAAGCGCAAGAAGAACAACGAGGCGGCCAAGCGCTCGCGGGAGAAGCGGCGCGTCAGCGACCTGGCGCTGGAGAGCCGGGTGCTGGCGCTGCTGGAGGAGAACGCCCGGCTCAAGgccgagctcctggccctcaaGTTCCGCTTCGGCCTCATCCGCGAGCCGGCCGAGCCCCCGAGGCCGGCCGCCGCGCCCGCCCCCTACCCGTACCCGCTGGGCACCGAGCCCCTGCCGGCACCGCGCTACGGCCGCCCCTTCcagccggagccgggcgggggctACTCCGAGGACTCCGGCTTCTCCACGCCCGGCAGCTCCAGCATGGGCAGCCCCGTCTTCTTTGAGGAGCGGGACGGGTTCGAGGGGCCCTGCCTGGTGCCCGAGGCCCCCGGGGAAGGCGGGGAGGCAGGCCGGGGAGGCCGCTATGACCCGGCGGGGGATGCCGTCAAGAGCCTGCCCCACAAGCTGCGCTTCAAGATGGCCGGGGGGCCCGAGGAGATGGGGGGCGAGGCCCAGGCCCCCTATGCCCCATCGCCGCCCGCCGGGGACTGGCgggggggcacagctggaggggaggACCAAAGGAACGGGGCAGCAGTgtcaggggtgggggctgcgccGTTTGGGGGGTGCTATGGAACTGGGGGGTcaccccccctcccactccaggaGCCCGGGTACCCGACGGAGAACGGCGCCCTCCGGAGCCAGCTGGCATCGCTGTCGGCCGAGGTGGCTCAGCTGAAGAAGTTCTTCTCCGAACAGATCCTGGTCAAGATGAActga